CGGAGCGACCGGACCGAAGGTCTCCTCGCGCGTGACGACCATGTCGGCGGTGACGCCGGTGACGACGGTCGGCTCGAAGAAAGTTTGTCCGAGCGCATGACGCTTGCCGCCGAGCACGATCTTGGCCCCCTTGGCGACGGCGTCGGCGAGATGATGCTCGACCTTGGCCACCGCCTCCTTGGTGATCAGCGGCCCCTGAGTGACGCCGTCGTCGAGTCCGTTGCCGACCCGCAACGTGGCAACCTTGGCGGCGAGCTTCTCGACGAAGGCGTCGTAGATCCCGTTCTGCGCGTAGATCCGGTTGGCACAGACGCAGGTCTGCCCCATGTTGCGAAACTTCGAGGCGATCACGCCGTCGACCGCGGCGTCGAGATCTGCATCGTCGAACACGATGAACGGCGCATTGCCGCCGAGCTCGAGCCCGACCTTCTTCACGGTCGACGCGGCCTGCCGCATCAGGATCTTGCCGACCTCGGTGGAGCCGGTGAAGCTGATCGCCCGCACCGTCGGATGCTCGGTCCACGCCTTGCCGATCGCAGGCGCGTCGCCGGTGATGATGTTGAGCACGCCTGCCGGAAACCCTGCGCGCTGCGCCAGCACGCCCAGTGCAAGCGCCGTCAGCGGCGTTTCCGGCGCCGGCTTGATCACCACCGTGCAGCCGGCGGCGAGCGCCGGCGCCACTTTGCGAGTGATCATCGCGGCCGGAAAATTCCACGGCGTGATCGCCGCGACGACGCCGACCGGCTGACGGATCACCATGGTTCTGGAATCGGCGCGGTGCGCCGGAATCGTCTCGCCGTAAATGCGGCGCGCCTCTTCGGCATAGAACTCGACGAACGATGCCGCATAGTCGATTTCACCCAGTGCCTCGGCGAGCGGCTTGCCCTGCTCCGACGTCAGCAGCCGTGCGAGATCGTCGCGATGGGCGATGATCTGATCGAACCAGCCGCGCAGCATCGCCGCGCGCTGTTTCGCCAGCAGCTTCGACCACTGCCGGAATGCAAGCCCGGCGGCGCGAACCGCCTCGTCGGCCTCGTCCGCACCGAAGTGCGGCACCGCGCCGATGCGCTCGCCCGTCGCCGGGTTGAACACAGCATCGACCGGCTCACCACACCATTTGCCGCCAATCAGGCAGCGCTCGGCCAACAGGCCAGGATCACTCGGCATCAGCATCTCGATTAGTCCCGTCTCGGCGCGGATGCGCCATGTGCTACGCAGCGAGGCAACGCTCCAGGATCGCCAGCCCCTCGTCGACGATCGCGTCGGAGGCGGTCAGCGGCACCAGAATGCGAATGGTGTTGGCGGCGGTGCCGCACGACAGCAGGATCAGACCGTTCTCGTATGCGAGACGCGTCACTCGCTTGGTCGTCTCGGCGTCCGGCTCGCTGCTGCCACGCTGTTTCAGAATGTCGAACGCGACCATCGCGCCGGGCCCGCGCGCGGCCGAGGTCGGCACCAGCGTGTTCGACAGTGCGAATCGATCGATCGCATTGCGCAGCCGCTCGCCGATCTGGTTCGCCCGCGCAATCAGATTCTCGTCTTCGAACACGTCGAGCACAGCGAGCGCGGCGGCGCACGCCAGCGGATTACCCGCATAGGTGCCGCCGAGGCCGCCCGGCTCGGCGGCATCCATGATCGCCGCGCGCCCGATCACGCCCGACAGCGGCATGCCGCCCGCCAGGCTCTTCGCCACGCAGACGATGTCGGCCTGCACGTCGTAGTGCTCCATCGCGAACATCTTGCCGGTGCGACCGAAACCGGTCTGCACCTCGTCGGCAATCAGCACGATTCCGCTCTCGTCGCAGATCCTGCGCAGGCCGCGCATCAGTTCGGGTGGCGCCTGATGGAATCCGCCCTCGCCCTGCACGGGCTCGATGATGATCGCCGCCACTTGCGAGGCGTCGATATCGGCCTTGAAGATGAAGGACACGCAGCGCAGCGCGTCTTCCACCGTGACGTCACCGCCGGCGGCGGGAAACGGCGCATGCCACACGCCGGGCAGCGGCGGGCCGAGGGCCTTCTTGTAGGGGATGACCTTGCCGGTCATTGCGGATGCAAATGCGGTGCGGCCGTGGAAGCCGCCGGTGAACGCGATCACGCCGCTGCGGCCGGTCGCGGCACGCGCGATCTTGACGGCGTTCTCGGTGGCCTCCGCCCCGGTGCTGAGCAGGATCGATTTCAGCGGACCGTTGATCGGCGCCAGGGCGTTCAGCCGCTCGGCGAGCCGAATATACGACTCGTAGGGAAGAACCTGGAAGCAGGTGTGCGTGAACCGATCCAATTGGCCTCGGACCGCTTCGACCACACGCGGATGGCAGTGGCCGGTGTTTAACACGGCGATGCCGCCGGCGAAGTCGATGTAACGCTTGCCTTCGACGTCCCAAATTTCGCTGTTCAGCGCACGCTCTGCAAAGATCGGCGTGGCCTGGCTGACGCCTCGCACCACGGCCTCGTGTCTGCGTGCCAGCAACTCACTATTCGTCATCAGCTCTCTCCCGAACTGATAGCGAAGCTAGAGCGCCCGTGACGGCAATCAATCAGCTTGTACGTTCGCTCTGGTGACTTGCATGCACCAATCGATCGGAGCTGCACGATCGCGAGCAGATGATGTCCGTTTATTGGGCGATCTGCTCAACACGCAGCCAGTGAAGCGCCGATCGCTGCGTCGCCTAGTGCCCGGCCAGAACGCGTCTCAGCCAATTGCGCAACGCGACGATCTCCGGATCGTCCCAGCGCTCCTTCAGCGCCAGTAGCTGATAAGTCTCCATATAGACCGACGAATTGAGCACCTCCACCAATGCGCCTGAGCGCAGATCCTCTTCGACCAGGACTTCGTTACCCAGCGCGACCCCCTGCCCGAGTCGCGCCGCTTCGATCGCCAGATGGGCGTGCCACAGCCGTTGACCGCGCAGCGGCGGCAGATCGTCGAGGCCCGCGAGTTCGAACCAGCGCGTCCATTGCTCGGTGGACTCCTCGTGGATCAATGCGATCTTCGACAGATCGTCGAGGCTGCCGATCGCCGGATAACGCGCGAGATAAGCGGGGCTGGCGACCGGAAACACGCGCGGCCGGACCAGGATCTCCGCCATCAGCGAGCCGCGGGAATCGATCACGTCGGCATAGACGATCTCGGCGTCGGCCTCCGCCCGCACCAAGTCCGGATGCGTCAAGGTCGGCTGCAAATTCACTTCCCAGTTGCGCGGTGGGCCGGTCAGTTCAGGCAGTCTCGACAGCAACAGGCGATTGGCAATTCCGGGAATGCACCAGATGTTCAAGGTCGGCAGCGACGACGGGCGGGCGTTCATGGTGGCACGCGCGATGATGTCGAATGCCTGAGAAATCTGCTGGTGAAAACTCAAACCGGCTTCCGTCAGGATGACTCCGCGGCCCTCTCCGCGCACCAGCGCGACTCCGAGGAACTTCTGCAGGTTCTGCAAATGACGCGACACCACGGTATGGCTGACGGCGAGTTCGTCGCCCGCGGCACGGACGCTTCCGGTCCGGCCGACGCTCTCGAAGGCACGCAGGGCAATCAACGACGGCAGACGACGGCGCGTCATGAACGCTCCATCAACGGGTCGGTGTAACGGCACGCTTGCACATTATCTCCTTGTCTTCTCCGCGCTCTCGCAGGTTTCGCGGGTCGGGCGAAATTTGAGCGGCGAGCGAACTCTTCCCTCTTGTCGCATGTCGACGCAACCGTCACAAATACCGGCGTTCACCCCTGCCGCACTGTCCGGCGCGACGGCACGACATCCCCTCGATTTTGAACGATTACAAACAAGGCGGCGTCGGCGCGGTTTCGTCCGACAGAACCGCCGGGCACGAATGACGGAGACCAACGACATGAACGACGGCTGGAGCACGCACAGTTCGCATTGGGGCGCCTTCTCCGCGCGCTGGGACGGACGAGCCCTCGAGGTCGAACCGGATGCGGGCGACCCGGCGCCCTCGCCCATCCTGGAAAATTTCACCGACGCGTTGCGACACAAGGCCCGGATCGAACGGCCGATGGTTCGGCAAAGCTGGCTGGACAAAACCGGCGCCGAACGCACATTCGACGGCGCGTTCGTCGAGTTGCCGTGGGACGAAGCGCTCGACCTTCTCGCCGCCGAACTGTCGCGCGTTCACGCCGGCTACGGCGCCGCCGCGATCTTCGGCGGCTCCTATGGCTGGGCCAGCGCCGGCCGCTTTCATCACGCGCAGAGCCAGATCCACCGGTTTCTGAATGTTGCGTTCGGCGGTTACGTCCGCTCGGTCAACAGCTACAGCGCCGGCGCGTCCGCGGTGATCCTGCCGCATGTGCTGGGGTCGTTCGAAGCGCTGTCGCGCCGCAACGTCACCTGGGAGCAGGTCAGCGAGCATACCGACACGGTGCTTGCATTCGGCGGCATGGCGCTGAAAAATTCGATGGTGGCGAGCGGTGGCATCAGCCGGCATGTCGAACGCGATGCGATGCAGAAGGCCGCACAGCGCGGCACCCGATTCTACTGCATCAGCCCGCTGCGCGACGATCTGCCCGAACAGGCATCGGCGACTTGGCTTCCGATCCGGGTCGGCACCGATGTGGCATTGATGCTCGGCCTCGCGCACAGCCTGGTCGCGGAGAATCTGCACGACCGCGACTTCCTCGCGCGCTACTGCACTGGCTACGAGATCTTCGAGCGCTATCTGCAAGGCCTCGACGACGGTCAGCCGAAGCACGCCGGCTGGGCGTCGGGTATCACCGGCATGGCCGCAGCGGAGATCGTCGCGCTCGCACGCCAGGCGGCCCGGGGCCGCACGCTGGTGACGGTGTCGCATTCCCTGCAACGCGCGCAATACGGCGAGCAGCCGGTCTGGATGGGCGCGGTCCTCGCCGCGATGCTCGGGCAGATCGGCCTGCCGGGCGGCGGCTACAACTACGCGCTCGGCGCGCTCGGCCACACCGGCCGGCAGGTCAATGCCGTGCCGATTCCCACCATGCCGCAAGGGCGCAACGGCGTCGAAGAATTCATTCCGGTGGCGCGGATCAGCGACATGCTGCTCCATCCCGGCCAGCCGTTCGAGTACAACGGCCGCACGCTCCGCTATCCGGACATCAAGCTGGTGTACTGGGCCGGCGGCAATCCGTTTCACCATCACCAGGACATCAACCGGCTGCGCCGTGCCTTCAACGTGCCGCAGACCATCGTGGTGCACGAGACCGCGTGGACGGCGAGCGCACGCTTTGCCGACATCGTGCTGCCGGCGACGATGACACTCGAGCGCGACGACATCGGCGCCGCGGCGACCGATCCGCGGCTGATCGCGATGCGCAAGGTCGCGCCTCCGGTCGGCGAAGCGCGGGACGATTTCGAGATCTTCGCCGCGTTGGCACGGCGCCTCGGCGTCGAACAGGCTTACACCGAGGGCCGCGACAGCCGGCAATGGCTCGAGCATCTCTACGAGACCACGCGCGCCGCGCTCGAAGCCAAGGGCTGGGACGCGCCGGCCTTCGACGAATTCTGGCGTCGTGGCGAACTGGCGCTGCCGTCGGAGCCGGACGACGGCGGACTTTTGCGCGCGTTCCGCGACGACCCCGATGCGCACAAATTGCCGACGCCGAGCGGCCTGATCGAGATCTTCTCGTCGACGATCGCGTCCTTCGACTACGCGGATTGTCCCGGCCACCCGACTTGGTTGCCGGCGACCGATCAGCCGACCCCGCGGCATTCGTTGACGCTGATCGCCAATCAGCCGGCGACGCGCCTGCACAGCCAGCTCGACTTCGGTCGCTACAGCCAGTCGAGCAAGATCGCCGGCCGTGAGGTGGTGCGGCTCAACCCCGCCGATGCGCAATCGCGCGGCATCGTCGCCGGCGACATCGTCCGCATCTTCAACGATCGCGGTGCCTGCCTGGCGGCCGCAGCGATCTCGGACGCCGCCGCGGCCGGCGTGATCCACCTGCCGACCGGCGCGTGGTACGACCCGCTGCCGGACGGCGGCGACCGCCCGCTTTGCGTCCACGGCAATCCGAACGTGCTGACGCGCGACATCGGCACGTCGCGGCTGGCGCAAGGCTGCACCGGTCAGGTGACCGTCGTCGAATGTGAGAAATACGCGGGTCCCATTCCACCGATCCGCGCCTTCGATCCGTCGGCGCCGGTGAAGCGACGACGCGTCACTCCGTCTCCGGCCGACGGCGACGGCGCCGCGACGGAGCGCCGCCAGGCATAAGCTGCCGCCGGCGCCTGCGCGCCGCTCGTCGCAGGGATCGACGACTCCGCCCGCCGCCGGCATCGATCGCGAAGCCGGCGCGCCAGTCTACGTGTGCGTCCGAGATCGAGCCGTGCAGCATCGCGACGTCATCGTCCGGGCATCGCAACGGCCGTCGCCAGCGGATTCTTCAACGGTCTGCGGGAGTTTGCCGCGAAGTTGCGCTGGCACAACAACGCCGGATGGCGCGGCCCTATAGCTGCGCGTGCGTTGCACGCTGAGCTCATCAGATCTCGTCAGAGATGGTGATGCAGCGCCGTCCGGCGGGACGCCGCAGCGATCAGCTGCGGTCGATGGCCGTCGATGCGGCGGCGACCCGGCGCAGGCCGGCCAGACGCGCGATCGATTGCGCCGCCAGCTTCTGCGCCAATTCGAGGCTCGACTGATCGATCGCGCGATCGGCGTCGTCGAGGTAGAGGTCCGACAATTGTTCTGCCCGATGCAAGGCACGGCTGCTGATCTGATCGAGAGGCGACGCCTCCACGATCGCCTCGTGCGGCTGGCCGGATGGCGGAAGCGGCGATGGCGCAAGCGTCGCCAGGAACTCGCGCTCCCGGGCCGTCAAATGCTGCGCCCATGCGGCGATGTCCTTGAGCAGCAGGCTCTCGAGCAACGCAGCCGACGGTGGCCGAGTCGCGAATTCCCCGTCCGGCTGACGCGGGCCGCGGATCGCCCGCCAGGCCGCTCGCCGCTCGCGCCGCAGCAGATTGCCGTCGGCCAGCGCTTCGCGCGCAAATCCTTCGGCCACGGATCGGACCTCGGCGTCCATCGCCACCGCGATCACGTAGGTCCAGAACACGAAGGCGCGCTGCCGGTGTTGCACCGCAATCGCCCAGGCTGTGTAGGGCGTGGACAGGCTGGACTGTTCGATGTCCGAGAGCTCGCTTTCCGGCACGAGGTCCGGCGCCACCCAGGGCCGATCGCGCGGCGTCGGCACGCGACCGCAGTCCTGCTCACAAGCCGCGATCAGCGATCCGACGCGCTCGCGTTCGCGCGCCGTCAGCACCTCGAACACGCAGCGCACCGGCCGGAAGTTTTCGTCGACCCGAGCGGCGAGCGCGCCGTAGTGCCGATGAGCGCGCTCGGCGAGATCGAGCGCGACCGCATAGAGCGCGAACGGTTCGGTGATCGCCGCCGTTGGAACCGCGGTGAGAAGCGAAGCTCTGGCCATATGAGGGCTCCTACGGAGGTTGACTTAGGCTGCAGCGGAGAACAGAACTTCAGCGCGCTCGACAATGCCGTCGGTGAACTACGGGAACGATGTGTCTCGACACTGAAACGGCATCGCGCAATTTCCCGCACTCCACCGATCGAAAACGATGGAACTATCTTGCGGGAATTACAAGCCATATCCGCCTTCCTATCCGTGTTGCTCGCGACGCTGCTGATCGTGTGCGGCGGCAGTGCTGTGCACGCCGCGTCTCTCGCCGATTTCATCGGCAAGGCTCAGCCGGGCGAGCTGCTGCCGGGCGCCGACAGATTTGGACCGCTGCAAGGCACGCCCGCGATCGCGCCGGTGTATCAGGACGACCGGCTGCTCGGTTTCGCCTATCTCTCCTCCGATTTCGCCAACGCCACCGGCTATTCCGGAAAGCCGATCCAGATTCTGACCGGCATCGATCCGGCCGGCGTCATCAAGGGAATCAAGCTGGTCGAACACAAGGAACCGATCGTGCTGGTCGGGATTCCGGTGCAGCGCATCCTCGACGTGGTCAACAAGCTGATCGGCGCCGACATGGCGCGCGTGGCGCGCGGCACGGCGCCGGCGCCGCAGGTCGATATCGTCAGCGGCGCGACCGTCACCGTGCTGGTGATGGGCGACAGCATCGTGCGCTCCGCCACCAAACTGATCCGCAGCGGCCGCATCGGCGGCGGCGCTGTCGTCGCGGCCGCCGCGGTGCCGCCGGTGACGAGGACGATCGATCTCGACAAAAGCGAGGTTCGCGACTGGCAGGGATTGCTCGCCGACGGCGCGGTGCGGCGGCTGCTGGTCACCGTCGGCGAGGTCAATCAGGCGTTCGAAAAGTCCGGCAATACGGCGGCCGCGGCGCATCCCGAGGAAGGCGATCCCGACGAGCCGTTCGTCGACATGTACGCCGCCGACGTCGCGGTGCCGACGATCGGCCGCAGCCTGCTCGGCGACGATGGCTACAACCGCCTCGCCGCACGGCTGAAGCCCGGGCAGCAGGCGCTTGTGGTCGCCGGCGCCGGGAAATACTCGTTCAAAGGCTCCGGCTATGTCCGCGGCGGCATCTTCGACCGCATCGAGCTGATCCAGGACGGCAACAGTATGCGGTTCCGCGACCGCGATCACACCCGGCTGGGAAGT
The DNA window shown above is from Rhodopseudomonas palustris HaA2 and carries:
- a CDS encoding molybdopterin guanine dinucleotide-containing S/N-oxide reductase — translated: MTETNDMNDGWSTHSSHWGAFSARWDGRALEVEPDAGDPAPSPILENFTDALRHKARIERPMVRQSWLDKTGAERTFDGAFVELPWDEALDLLAAELSRVHAGYGAAAIFGGSYGWASAGRFHHAQSQIHRFLNVAFGGYVRSVNSYSAGASAVILPHVLGSFEALSRRNVTWEQVSEHTDTVLAFGGMALKNSMVASGGISRHVERDAMQKAAQRGTRFYCISPLRDDLPEQASATWLPIRVGTDVALMLGLAHSLVAENLHDRDFLARYCTGYEIFERYLQGLDDGQPKHAGWASGITGMAAAEIVALARQAARGRTLVTVSHSLQRAQYGEQPVWMGAVLAAMLGQIGLPGGGYNYALGALGHTGRQVNAVPIPTMPQGRNGVEEFIPVARISDMLLHPGQPFEYNGRTLRYPDIKLVYWAGGNPFHHHQDINRLRRAFNVPQTIVVHETAWTASARFADIVLPATMTLERDDIGAAATDPRLIAMRKVAPPVGEARDDFEIFAALARRLGVEQAYTEGRDSRQWLEHLYETTRAALEAKGWDAPAFDEFWRRGELALPSEPDDGGLLRAFRDDPDAHKLPTPSGLIEIFSSTIASFDYADCPGHPTWLPATDQPTPRHSLTLIANQPATRLHSQLDFGRYSQSSKIAGREVVRLNPADAQSRGIVAGDIVRIFNDRGACLAAAAISDAAAAGVIHLPTGAWYDPLPDGGDRPLCVHGNPNVLTRDIGTSRLAQGCTGQVTVVECEKYAGPIPPIRAFDPSAPVKRRRVTPSPADGDGAATERRQA
- a CDS encoding ferritin-like domain-containing protein, coding for MARASLLTAVPTAAITEPFALYAVALDLAERAHRHYGALAARVDENFRPVRCVFEVLTARERERVGSLIAACEQDCGRVPTPRDRPWVAPDLVPESELSDIEQSSLSTPYTAWAIAVQHRQRAFVFWTYVIAVAMDAEVRSVAEGFAREALADGNLLRRERRAAWRAIRGPRQPDGEFATRPPSAALLESLLLKDIAAWAQHLTAREREFLATLAPSPLPPSGQPHEAIVEASPLDQISSRALHRAEQLSDLYLDDADRAIDQSSLELAQKLAAQSIARLAGLRRVAAASTAIDRS
- the gabT gene encoding 4-aminobutyrate--2-oxoglutarate transaminase, whose protein sequence is MTNSELLARRHEAVVRGVSQATPIFAERALNSEIWDVEGKRYIDFAGGIAVLNTGHCHPRVVEAVRGQLDRFTHTCFQVLPYESYIRLAERLNALAPINGPLKSILLSTGAEATENAVKIARAATGRSGVIAFTGGFHGRTAFASAMTGKVIPYKKALGPPLPGVWHAPFPAAGGDVTVEDALRCVSFIFKADIDASQVAAIIIEPVQGEGGFHQAPPELMRGLRRICDESGIVLIADEVQTGFGRTGKMFAMEHYDVQADIVCVAKSLAGGMPLSGVIGRAAIMDAAEPGGLGGTYAGNPLACAAALAVLDVFEDENLIARANQIGERLRNAIDRFALSNTLVPTSAARGPGAMVAFDILKQRGSSEPDAETTKRVTRLAYENGLILLSCGTAANTIRILVPLTASDAIVDEGLAILERCLAA
- a CDS encoding LysR substrate-binding domain-containing protein; the encoded protein is MTRRRLPSLIALRAFESVGRTGSVRAAGDELAVSHTVVSRHLQNLQKFLGVALVRGEGRGVILTEAGLSFHQQISQAFDIIARATMNARPSSLPTLNIWCIPGIANRLLLSRLPELTGPPRNWEVNLQPTLTHPDLVRAEADAEIVYADVIDSRGSLMAEILVRPRVFPVASPAYLARYPAIGSLDDLSKIALIHEESTEQWTRWFELAGLDDLPPLRGQRLWHAHLAIEAARLGQGVALGNEVLVEEDLRSGALVEVLNSSVYMETYQLLALKERWDDPEIVALRNWLRRVLAGH
- a CDS encoding NAD-dependent succinate-semialdehyde dehydrogenase — its product is MLMPSDPGLLAERCLIGGKWCGEPVDAVFNPATGERIGAVPHFGADEADEAVRAAGLAFRQWSKLLAKQRAAMLRGWFDQIIAHRDDLARLLTSEQGKPLAEALGEIDYAASFVEFYAEEARRIYGETIPAHRADSRTMVIRQPVGVVAAITPWNFPAAMITRKVAPALAAGCTVVIKPAPETPLTALALGVLAQRAGFPAGVLNIITGDAPAIGKAWTEHPTVRAISFTGSTEVGKILMRQAASTVKKVGLELGGNAPFIVFDDADLDAAVDGVIASKFRNMGQTCVCANRIYAQNGIYDAFVEKLAAKVATLRVGNGLDDGVTQGPLITKEAVAKVEHHLADAVAKGAKIVLGGKRHALGQTFFEPTVVTGVTADMVVTREETFGPVAPVYRFRGEADVIAQANDSPFGLAAYFYARDLGRVFRVAEALESGMVGVNSALLGADVVPFGGVKESGLGREGSRHGIEEYVETKYILLGGLDR